The window AATAATGGGGGCGTGAAGGCCATGACCTTCTGGGTGAAGCCCAAAAGCTCCATAGAGGCCCTGCCCGAGGCCCAGGCCCTGGTCCGGGACCTCTTGGAGCTTTTCTACGAGTACTTCCCGGAGTACGAGGGGTGCTTGGGCTTTTCCCAGTCGCCCAGAAGGCCCCGCTACCTCTTCCTCTACATGGAAGGCCCCTGCGGGGGGCTCCTTCCCGCCGCCACCCGGTTTTTGCGGGAGCTCCTCGAGGCCGCCTTCCCCCAGGCCGAGGTGCGGGTCTACGGCAAGCCCTGGCCCTAGCGGCGCTTCTTCACCAGCCACCCCTCCTCCTTGATCCCCTCCCGGGCGTTCACCACCCGGGCCAGGACGAAGAGGAGGTCGGAAAGCCGGTTCAGGTAGCGGATCACCTCGGGGTTCACCGGCTCCTCCCGGCTCAAGGCCACCGCCTTGCGCTCGGCGCGGCGCACCACGGTGCGGGCGAGGTGAAGCGCGGCCGCCGCCGGGTGCCCTCCCGGGAGGATAAAGCCTTGGAAGGGGGGGCTTTCCTCCTGGTAGCGGTCAATGGCCTCCTCGAGGGCCCTCACGTCCTCGGCGTCCATGCGGGCGATGTTCTTCTCGTAGGGGCTTCCCATGCGGGTCGCGAGGTCCGCCCCCAGGTCAAAGAGGGCGTTTTGAAGGCGCTCCAGGAGGTCGTGGAGGTCCCGGTGCTTCCCGGGGAGGAGGCTTCGGGCGAGGCCGATGGCGCTGTTGGCCTCGTCCACGGTGCCGTAGGCCTCCACCCGGGGATGGGCCTTCACCACCCGCTCGGCCCCGTAAAGGCCGGTCTCCCCCGCGTCTCCTGTCCTGGTGTAGATCTTCATGGCCCCATTCTAGGGGTAAAGCGAAGCCCCCTGGGGTTCTCCCAGGGGGCTTCGGCCTTTGGCGGGCCCGGGAGGATTCGAACCCCCGACCTGCTGATCCGTAGTCAGCCGCTCTATCCAGCTGAGCTACGGGCCCAAGCCAACCTCAACCATAGCATGCCGGAAAGCCCCTGTCAATAATGGAAGGCGTGCGGGAAAGGCGCCTGGAAGCCCTCCTCCTCCAGGCCCTGGGACAAGAGCGCACCTTGGAGGAACTCCACGCCGCCCTCAAACCCCTGCACCCGGGCCTCACCAAGGCCCGCCTGTTCGCCCTCCTGGTGCGGCTGAAGCGGGAGGGGAAGGTGGCCTTCCAAGGGGGTCGCTTTAGGCTAGCGGGGAAAGACCAGGGTGCGGACCCCTAGGCCGTCCGAGAGCTGGACCTCAAAGGCTCCGCCCTGGGGAAGCCCCTCCAGGGCGAAGCGGCTCTCCCCACCCCGGTGCCAGAGGCCGAGGGCGGTGCGGGTGCCGTCTTCGGCCAAGTGGTGAGGGAGGTGCTATCCTGGGCCTTAATGCGCCCGGGGCTTTCGGCCAAGCGCCTGGTGGTCAAGGTGGGAAGCGCCGTCCTCACAGGGGAAAGGGGCCTGGACCTCGAGGCCATGGCCGAGATCGCCCGCCAGGTGGCCGCCCTGAGGGAGGAAGGCCGGGAGGTGGTCCTCGTCTCCTCGGGGGCGGTGGCGGCGGGAATGCGACGGCTCGGGCTAAAGGAGCGCCCCAAGGACATGCCCAAGAAGCAGGCCCTCGCCGCCCTCGGCCAGCCCCTCCTCATGGCCTTCTGGCAAGAG of the Thermus thermophilus HB8 genome contains:
- a CDS encoding cob(I)yrinic acid a,c-diamide adenosyltransferase, with translation MKIYTRTGDAGETGLYGAERVVKAHPRVEAYGTVDEANSAIGLARSLLPGKHRDLHDLLERLQNALFDLGADLATRMGSPYEKNIARMDAEDVRALEEAIDRYQEESPPFQGFILPGGHPAAAALHLARTVVRRAERKAVALSREEPVNPEVIRYLNRLSDLLFVLARVVNAREGIKEEGWLVKKRR